The Lysobacter panacisoli genome includes a window with the following:
- a CDS encoding DUF4105 domain-containing protein: protein MPSTSGCWVTPESRVRAPLPSSLLVLLFTLLSLFAGIASATTPRVGVVTMQPGEIFFERFGHNAIVVVDPDSGAATSYNFGYFDPTEPDFIGRFVRNDMRYRLAALPFEQDLMQYREEGRGVSVQWLDVTPEQARELADALAENAKPENAYYRYQYFDDNCSTRVRDALDRVLDGGLRRQIEGRSHGSTARSEAVRLASPAWWMWLGFDIGLGPSSDRPLPVWGESYVPMRLAAALREVKNSEGRPIVSEEQLVLPHRLPPEPQDGPVRWWPWALAGIALGVLIAFADRRAPRATAAVGLAFWLLCGVLGAVMLFIWFGTGHTYGWTNANLLLFTPLGWLLLPGAWRALRGRDPGVWFRRLLALIAAGAVLALFVYWLPVLPQRNAHWIALLLPIHLGLLQAFRTR from the coding sequence ATGCCTTCCACGTCGGGGTGCTGGGTGACGCCTGAGTCGCGCGTACGCGCGCCGCTGCCGTCGTCGCTGCTGGTCCTGCTGTTCACGCTGCTGTCGCTGTTCGCGGGCATCGCTTCCGCGACGACGCCGCGCGTGGGCGTGGTCACGATGCAGCCGGGCGAGATCTTCTTCGAGCGTTTCGGCCATAACGCCATCGTCGTGGTCGATCCCGACAGCGGCGCGGCGACCTCGTACAACTTCGGCTATTTCGATCCGACCGAGCCCGACTTCATCGGCCGCTTCGTGCGCAACGACATGCGCTACCGGCTCGCCGCGCTGCCGTTCGAGCAGGACCTGATGCAGTACCGCGAGGAAGGCCGCGGCGTCAGCGTGCAGTGGCTGGACGTGACGCCCGAACAGGCGCGCGAACTCGCCGACGCGCTGGCCGAGAACGCCAAGCCCGAAAACGCCTACTACCGTTACCAGTACTTCGACGACAACTGCTCCACGCGCGTGCGCGACGCGCTCGATCGCGTTCTCGACGGCGGCCTGCGCCGGCAGATCGAAGGCCGTTCGCACGGCAGCACCGCACGCAGCGAGGCGGTGCGACTGGCCTCGCCGGCGTGGTGGATGTGGCTGGGCTTCGACATCGGCCTGGGGCCGTCGTCCGACCGTCCGTTGCCGGTGTGGGGCGAGTCCTACGTGCCGATGCGCTTGGCCGCGGCCCTGCGCGAGGTGAAGAACAGCGAAGGCCGGCCGATCGTGAGCGAGGAACAGCTCGTGCTCCCGCATCGCCTGCCGCCGGAACCGCAGGACGGCCCGGTGCGCTGGTGGCCGTGGGCGCTGGCGGGCATAGCGCTGGGCGTGCTCATCGCCTTCGCGGATCGACGCGCGCCGCGCGCGACCGCCGCCGTCGGCCTCGCCTTCTGGCTGCTCTGCGGCGTGCTCGGCGCGGTGATGCTGTTCATCTGGTTCGGCACCGGCCACACCTACGGCTGGACCAACGCGAACCTGCTGCTGTTCACCCCGCTGGGCTGGCTTCTGCTGCCGGGCGCGTGGCGTGCCCTGCGCGGACGCGATCCGGGCGTCTGGTTCCGCCGCCTTCTCGCGCTCATTGCCGCTGGCGCGGTGCTGGCGCTGTTCGTGTACTGGCTGCCGGTGCTGCCGCAGCGCAACGCGCACTGGATCGCGCTGCTGCTGCCGATCCACCTCGGCCTGCTGCAGGCGTTCCGCACGCGTTGA
- a CDS encoding T6SS phospholipase effector Tle1-like catalytic domain-containing protein — MGGIVSGGTSRQATTQDLELYERMRQQQAQQPVPLLHSRSNLHEYLFVALFDGTGQDVNDPKQLPTNIGELWKQVYEPNRDPTNRIGAHYEAGIGTQKNPITRMVDGAAAYTWDDKIEGMYRALADQTWKWQQQDPQAQIRLAEVGYSRGAVLVPGLARLVDEYGIVHPDQLRFGRDAHGNLTVKTPHPPLIPPGQVAQAVGLFDPVATNMPENYDTRLPPSVVSGFSLIARDEQRELFPHQTILDPQRSAAGRFLNMPVSGGHSNVGGGNRADGLETLAFNGMADYLNALSDRPLFEHRPVPSNPVQYTIHQTQGATAVWGVRMDHDGQRNLRSELANCKIVDPCRDAEPVDLQLARQFQWHHVEPLAIEHLPALPQAISHRETPAMPERYRASDMPNQGSDRARTPQAWSVPSKGETDLAPPTYLDPAHPNHPLFRELRDKLPADTSDEKVAELTLAARQGGVRPNQVESVHVHDGKAWVLGSFLSDGMVDLRTPAPPLAETMEKAGAYEQQHQARVAQWQEQRQQSQSHGRSM; from the coding sequence ATGGGCGGCATCGTTTCCGGCGGCACGTCCCGCCAGGCCACTACGCAGGATCTGGAACTCTACGAGCGGATGCGGCAGCAGCAGGCGCAACAACCCGTGCCGCTGCTGCACAGTCGCAGCAACCTGCACGAGTATCTGTTCGTCGCGCTGTTCGATGGCACCGGGCAGGATGTCAACGACCCCAAGCAACTGCCGACCAATATTGGAGAGTTGTGGAAGCAGGTTTACGAACCGAATCGTGATCCGACCAATCGGATTGGTGCGCACTACGAAGCCGGCATCGGCACACAGAAGAATCCGATCACCCGCATGGTTGATGGCGCTGCCGCCTACACTTGGGACGACAAGATCGAGGGGATGTACCGGGCTCTGGCCGATCAAACTTGGAAGTGGCAGCAGCAAGACCCACAAGCACAGATCCGCCTCGCCGAAGTCGGCTACAGCCGAGGCGCAGTGCTGGTGCCGGGACTGGCGCGACTGGTGGACGAGTACGGCATCGTCCATCCCGATCAACTGAGGTTCGGCCGCGACGCCCACGGCAACCTCACGGTCAAAACCCCGCACCCGCCGCTGATCCCACCGGGTCAGGTCGCACAAGCCGTCGGCCTGTTCGACCCGGTCGCGACGAACATGCCTGAGAACTACGACACACGCCTGCCGCCGTCGGTCGTCTCAGGCTTCTCGCTGATCGCACGTGACGAGCAGCGTGAGTTGTTTCCGCACCAGACCATCCTCGACCCGCAGCGTTCCGCCGCTGGCCGCTTCCTCAACATGCCCGTCTCGGGTGGTCATTCCAACGTCGGCGGTGGCAACCGCGCCGACGGCTTGGAAACGCTGGCCTTCAACGGCATGGCCGACTACCTCAACGCACTGAGCGACCGGCCGTTATTCGAGCATCGGCCGGTGCCGAGCAACCCGGTGCAGTACACGATCCATCAAACCCAGGGCGCAACGGCGGTATGGGGCGTTCGGATGGACCACGATGGCCAACGCAACCTGCGCTCGGAGTTGGCCAACTGCAAGATCGTCGATCCGTGCCGCGACGCGGAACCGGTCGATCTGCAGCTGGCCCGGCAGTTCCAGTGGCACCATGTAGAACCGTTGGCCATCGAGCACTTGCCCGCATTGCCGCAAGCCATCTCGCATCGCGAAACGCCCGCCATGCCGGAACGGTATCGTGCTTCCGACATGCCGAATCAGGGCTCCGATCGTGCGCGCACTCCGCAAGCGTGGTCAGTACCGTCCAAGGGCGAAACCGACCTCGCACCGCCGACCTACCTCGATCCCGCGCACCCGAACCATCCGCTGTTCCGCGAGCTGCGGGATAAGTTGCCGGCCGACACGAGCGATGAGAAGGTGGCCGAGCTGACGCTGGCGGCAAGGCAAGGCGGTGTGCGGCCGAATCAGGTGGAATCGGTTCACGTCCACGACGGTAAGGCCTGGGTGCTGGGCTCATTCCTGTCTGACGGCATGGTCGATCTGCGCACGCCTGCACCGCCTCTCGCCGAGACTATGGAGAAGGCCGGCGCGTACGAGCAGCAACATCAGGCGCGCGTGGCGCAGTGGCAGGAGCAGCGGCAACAGTCGCAGTCACACGGGCGATCGATGTGA
- the corA gene encoding magnesium/cobalt transporter CorA, protein MNSPAPDRHGLPQCVVNCAVYERGGARREIGLDEISDVLAHDGDNFIWVGLYEPEDAILDKLQEEFCLHDLAVEDAQNAHQRPKIETYGNSLFIVVHTAQSVDSHIRFGESHIFVGPRYLVTVRHGASTSYAPARARYERDADDLPHGPGAALYTVLDLIVDNFMPIVQEFSQDLNELEQDVFAEEFRSETVKRLYDLKRELTRLRMAVSPLQDILGQLTRTRTTLIDDESQLYFRDVLDHAVRLNETTDTLREMLTAAMSVNLSLVTIHQGEVVKRLAGWAALLAAPTLITSWYGMNFTHMPELDGRYSYWIMIGLVALVCVGLFVLLRRAKWL, encoded by the coding sequence ATGAACTCCCCCGCCCCCGACCGCCACGGCCTGCCGCAATGCGTGGTCAACTGCGCCGTGTACGAACGCGGCGGCGCCCGTCGCGAAATCGGCCTGGACGAGATCAGCGACGTCCTCGCCCACGACGGCGACAACTTCATCTGGGTCGGCCTGTACGAGCCGGAAGACGCGATCCTCGACAAGCTGCAGGAAGAATTCTGCCTGCACGATCTCGCCGTCGAAGACGCCCAGAACGCGCACCAGCGTCCGAAGATCGAGACCTACGGCAATTCGCTGTTCATCGTGGTCCACACCGCGCAGAGCGTGGACAGCCACATCCGCTTCGGCGAGAGCCACATCTTCGTCGGGCCGCGCTACCTGGTGACGGTGCGCCACGGTGCATCGACGAGCTACGCGCCGGCCCGCGCGCGCTACGAGCGCGACGCCGACGACCTTCCGCACGGTCCGGGCGCGGCGCTGTACACCGTGCTCGACCTGATCGTCGACAACTTCATGCCGATCGTGCAGGAATTCAGCCAGGACTTGAACGAGCTGGAGCAGGACGTCTTCGCCGAGGAGTTCCGCAGCGAAACGGTCAAGCGCCTGTACGACCTCAAGCGCGAACTCACGCGCCTGCGCATGGCGGTCTCGCCGCTGCAGGACATCCTCGGTCAGCTCACGCGCACGCGCACGACCCTGATCGACGACGAGAGCCAGCTCTATTTCCGCGACGTGCTCGACCACGCGGTGCGGCTGAACGAAACCACCGACACCCTGCGCGAGATGCTGACCGCGGCGATGAGCGTGAACCTGTCGCTGGTGACGATCCACCAGGGCGAAGTGGTCAAGCGCCTCGCCGGCTGGGCCGCGCTGCTTGCCGCGCCAACCCTGATCACCAGCTGGTACGGCATGAACTTCACCCACATGCCCGAACTCGACGGCCGCTACAGCTACTGGATCATGATCGGCCTGGTCGCGCTGGTATGCGTCGGCCTGTTCGTGCTGCTGCGCCGCGCCAAATGGCTGTGA
- a CDS encoding DUF819 domain-containing protein, whose amino-acid sequence MQEAPSTALITNDIVVLGLIAATLGAVFWTSSLASFRKFYAIVPALLLCYLIPGLFNTFDVIDGANSKLYNPVASRVLLPAALVLLTLSIDLKAVLRLGPKLVAMYATASISVVLGGILAFLLFQAVHPETVAGDTWAGMTALAGSWTGGGANMLAMKEIFQVDATTFGQFAVVDVGVGYVWMAALIFLAGRSAAIDARSGADTRAIDELKDKLAAFKAQHSRVATLTDLMVIIGIAFGTVGLAHALASPLSTWFGANVSWARTVSLHEPFVWVVLISTFVGLGLSFTRARTLEGAGASNIGTLLLYFLIASIGMQMDIVALFDRPWLYLLGLVWLAFHIALLWLVGKLLRVPFFYFAIGSQSNIGGPASAPVVASAFHPALAPVGALLGTLGYATGTGLAYVLGLILRSLAE is encoded by the coding sequence ATGCAAGAAGCTCCCAGTACCGCGCTGATCACCAACGACATCGTGGTACTGGGGCTGATCGCCGCCACGCTCGGGGCGGTGTTCTGGACGTCCTCGCTGGCGTCGTTCCGCAAGTTCTACGCGATCGTGCCGGCGTTGTTGCTGTGCTACCTGATCCCGGGCCTGTTCAACACGTTCGACGTCATCGACGGCGCCAACAGCAAGCTCTACAACCCGGTCGCCAGCCGCGTGCTGTTGCCGGCGGCGCTGGTGCTGCTGACGCTGTCGATCGACCTGAAGGCCGTGCTGCGGCTCGGGCCGAAGCTGGTGGCGATGTACGCCACCGCGTCGATCAGCGTGGTGCTCGGCGGCATCCTCGCGTTCCTGCTGTTCCAGGCGGTGCATCCGGAAACCGTCGCGGGCGATACCTGGGCGGGCATGACCGCGCTGGCCGGCAGCTGGACCGGCGGCGGCGCGAACATGCTGGCGATGAAGGAGATCTTCCAGGTCGACGCGACCACGTTCGGGCAGTTCGCGGTCGTCGATGTCGGCGTGGGTTATGTATGGATGGCAGCGCTGATCTTCCTCGCCGGCCGCTCCGCCGCGATCGATGCGCGTAGCGGCGCCGACACGCGCGCGATCGACGAGCTCAAGGACAAGCTCGCCGCGTTCAAGGCGCAGCACAGCCGCGTGGCGACGCTCACCGACCTGATGGTCATCATCGGCATCGCCTTCGGCACCGTCGGCCTGGCGCACGCGCTGGCGTCGCCGCTGTCGACGTGGTTCGGCGCGAACGTGAGCTGGGCGCGCACGGTCAGCCTGCACGAACCGTTCGTGTGGGTGGTGCTGATTTCCACTTTCGTCGGCCTGGGCCTGAGCTTCACCCGCGCGCGCACGCTGGAAGGCGCGGGCGCATCGAACATCGGCACACTGCTGCTGTATTTCCTGATCGCCAGCATCGGCATGCAGATGGACATCGTCGCGCTGTTCGACCGGCCGTGGCTGTACCTGCTGGGACTGGTGTGGCTGGCATTCCACATCGCGCTGCTGTGGCTGGTCGGCAAGCTGCTACGCGTGCCGTTCTTCTATTTCGCCATCGGCTCGCAGAGCAACATCGGCGGTCCTGCCTCCGCACCGGTCGTGGCCTCGGCCTTCCATCCCGCGCTCGCACCGGTCGGCGCGCTGCTGGGCACGCTGGGTTATGCGACGGGTACGGGACTGGCGTACGTGCTGGGGTTGATCCTGCGTTCGCTGGCGGAGTGA
- a CDS encoding carbon starvation CstA family protein: protein MKGLSWLGWAALAVLAAFCIGTIALHRGETISAMWLVVAAVSVFTIAFRFYGLYIARHALVIDPSRATPAWRRNDGLDYVPTAKSIVFGHHFAAIAGAGPLVGPVLAAQMGYLPGTLWILFGVVLAGAVQDMLVLFFSTRRDGRSLGEMIRAEMGPSAGVISMIGILMIMVILLAVLALVVVKALAESPWGTFTVAMTIPIAILMGLYLRYFRPGRILEVSVIGFVLLLLAIWGGGVVAAHPTWGPVFHLKGTTLAWLMIAYGFVASVLPVWFLLAPRDYLSTFLKIGTVLILALAIVVAMPDLQMPAMTKFVDGTGPVFSGKLFPFLFITIACGAVSGFHSLISSGTTPKMIASEGDIPMVGYGGMLMEAFVAIMALIAACVLQPGVYFAMNAPAALIGTTAESAAAAISSWGFVLTPEVLTATAKEIGEGTILSRTGGAPTLAVGMAQILHGLIPGEGMMAFWYHYAILFEALFILTTVDAGTRVARFMIQELVGLAYEPMKHTESWVSNVVCTLIAVALWGYFLYQGVVDPLGGINTLWPLFGIANQMLAGIALVFCSVVMVKMKREKFLWIPLIPTAWLLICTLTAGWQKLFHPDPKIGFIANARKFADAAARGEVLAPAKSMDDMSRVIFNNYLDAGLCALFVAVVLATVFFGLRAAFAARRANTPTAKETDYVALDAVAR from the coding sequence ATGAAAGGTCTGTCCTGGCTCGGCTGGGCCGCCCTTGCGGTACTGGCGGCGTTCTGCATCGGCACCATCGCCCTGCACCGTGGCGAAACCATCAGCGCGATGTGGCTGGTGGTGGCGGCGGTGTCGGTGTTCACCATCGCGTTCCGTTTCTACGGTCTGTACATCGCGCGCCATGCGCTGGTGATCGATCCCTCCCGCGCGACACCCGCGTGGCGTCGCAACGACGGTCTGGATTATGTGCCGACCGCGAAGAGCATCGTGTTCGGCCACCACTTCGCCGCGATCGCCGGCGCGGGGCCGCTGGTCGGCCCGGTGCTGGCCGCGCAGATGGGCTATCTGCCCGGCACGTTGTGGATCCTGTTCGGCGTGGTCCTGGCCGGTGCGGTGCAGGACATGCTGGTGCTGTTCTTCTCCACGCGTCGCGATGGCCGCTCGCTGGGCGAGATGATCCGCGCCGAGATGGGCCCGTCCGCGGGCGTGATCTCGATGATCGGCATCCTGATGATCATGGTGATCCTGCTGGCGGTGCTGGCGCTGGTGGTGGTGAAGGCGCTCGCGGAAAGTCCGTGGGGCACGTTCACCGTCGCGATGACGATCCCGATCGCGATCCTGATGGGCCTGTACCTGCGCTACTTCCGACCGGGCCGCATCCTCGAGGTCTCCGTCATCGGCTTCGTCCTGCTGCTGCTGGCGATCTGGGGCGGTGGCGTGGTCGCCGCGCACCCGACGTGGGGCCCGGTGTTCCACCTCAAGGGCACGACGCTGGCGTGGCTGATGATCGCCTACGGTTTCGTCGCCTCGGTCCTGCCGGTGTGGTTCCTGCTGGCGCCGCGTGACTACCTCTCGACGTTCCTGAAGATCGGCACCGTGCTGATCCTCGCGCTCGCCATCGTCGTCGCGATGCCCGACCTGCAGATGCCGGCGATGACCAAGTTCGTCGACGGCACCGGCCCGGTGTTCTCGGGCAAGCTCTTCCCGTTCCTGTTCATCACCATCGCCTGCGGCGCGGTGTCGGGCTTCCATTCGCTGATCAGCTCGGGCACCACGCCGAAGATGATCGCCAGCGAGGGCGACATCCCGATGGTCGGCTACGGCGGCATGCTGATGGAGGCCTTCGTCGCGATCATGGCGCTGATCGCCGCGTGCGTGCTGCAGCCGGGCGTGTACTTCGCGATGAACGCGCCCGCCGCGTTGATCGGCACCACCGCCGAATCCGCCGCCGCCGCGATCTCGAGCTGGGGCTTCGTGCTCACGCCCGAGGTGTTGACCGCGACCGCGAAGGAAATCGGTGAAGGCACGATCCTCTCGCGCACCGGCGGCGCACCAACGCTCGCGGTGGGCATGGCGCAGATCCTGCACGGACTGATCCCGGGCGAAGGGATGATGGCGTTCTGGTACCACTACGCGATCCTGTTCGAAGCGCTGTTCATCCTCACCACGGTCGACGCCGGCACGCGCGTGGCGCGCTTCATGATCCAGGAACTCGTGGGCCTAGCGTACGAGCCGATGAAGCACACCGAAAGCTGGGTGAGCAACGTCGTGTGCACGCTGATCGCGGTCGCGCTGTGGGGGTACTTCCTCTACCAGGGCGTGGTCGATCCGCTGGGCGGCATCAACACGCTGTGGCCGCTGTTCGGCATCGCCAACCAGATGCTCGCTGGCATCGCGCTGGTGTTCTGCAGTGTCGTGATGGTGAAGATGAAGCGCGAGAAGTTCCTGTGGATCCCGCTGATCCCGACCGCGTGGCTGCTGATCTGCACGCTCACCGCGGGTTGGCAGAAGCTGTTCCACCCGGATCCGAAGATCGGCTTCATCGCCAACGCCCGCAAGTTCGCCGACGCCGCCGCGCGCGGCGAGGTGCTGGCGCCGGCGAAGTCGATGGACGACATGTCGCGCGTGATCTTCAACAACTACCTCGACGCGGGACTGTGCGCGCTGTTCGTCGCGGTGGTGCTGGCCACGGTGTTCTTCGGCCTGCGCGCCGCGTTCGCCGCGCGCCGCGCCAACACGCCGACCGCGAAGGAGACCGACTATGTCGCGCTCGATGCCGTCGCCCGCTGA
- a CDS encoding HlyC/CorC family transporter yields the protein MSEDDSSSFHPAELHEKRSEKRHPEKPRSWLERISSALSGEPSSREDLVELLRDAQADGLIAADTLRMMEGAIAVSDLTVGDVMIPRSQMVSLPADGKFLELMREVVESGHSRFPVHGEHKDEILGVLLAKDLLRGVVADNGPGTIHELLRPAVLIPESKRLNVLLREFRQSRNHMAIVIDEHGGVAGLVTIEDVLEQIVGEIDDEHDDAEDPDALIAAQADGQFVVDALTPIADFNERFGADFDDDEYDTIGGLVTAAIGHLPEAGEELTLGRFVFRVSGADARRVHAFHVGVLGDA from the coding sequence ATGTCCGAGGACGACAGTAGTAGCTTCCACCCGGCCGAGCTGCACGAGAAGCGCAGCGAGAAGCGCCATCCGGAGAAACCGCGCTCCTGGCTCGAACGCATCAGTTCGGCCCTCTCCGGCGAACCTTCCTCCCGCGAAGACCTGGTCGAGCTGCTGCGCGATGCGCAGGCCGACGGGCTGATCGCCGCCGACACCCTGCGCATGATGGAAGGCGCGATCGCCGTGTCCGACCTGACCGTGGGCGACGTGATGATCCCGCGCTCGCAGATGGTGTCGCTGCCGGCCGACGGCAAGTTCCTCGAACTCATGCGCGAAGTGGTCGAATCCGGCCACTCCCGTTTCCCCGTCCACGGCGAGCACAAGGACGAGATCCTCGGCGTGCTGCTGGCCAAGGACCTCCTGCGCGGCGTGGTCGCCGACAACGGCCCGGGCACGATCCACGAGCTGTTGCGCCCCGCCGTACTGATCCCCGAATCCAAGCGCCTGAACGTGCTGCTGCGCGAGTTCCGCCAGTCGCGCAACCACATGGCGATCGTGATCGACGAGCACGGCGGCGTCGCCGGCCTGGTCACCATCGAGGACGTGCTGGAGCAGATCGTCGGCGAGATCGACGACGAGCACGACGACGCCGAGGATCCCGACGCATTGATCGCCGCGCAGGCCGACGGCCAGTTCGTGGTCGATGCGCTCACGCCCATCGCCGATTTCAACGAGCGTTTCGGTGCCGACTTTGACGACGACGAATACGACACCATCGGCGGCCTGGTCACGGCCGCGATCGGCCACCTGCCCGAGGCCGGCGAGGAACTCACGCTCGGCCGCTTCGTGTTCCGCGTCTCCGGCGCCGACGCGCGCCGCGTCCATGCCTTCCACGTCGGGGTGCTGGGTGACGCCTGA
- a CDS encoding YbdD/YjiX family protein, producing MPSPADAGRLALDLLARWWRASCQTARLAIGIPDYDVYAAHVRRNHPDREPMTRDEFFRERMDARYGKGRSRCC from the coding sequence ATGCCGTCGCCCGCTGACGCTGGCCGGCTGGCCCTGGACCTGCTCGCACGCTGGTGGCGTGCGAGCTGCCAGACCGCCCGGCTCGCGATCGGCATTCCCGACTACGACGTGTACGCCGCCCACGTGCGGCGCAACCACCCGGACCGCGAACCGATGACCCGCGATGAGTTCTTCCGCGAGCGGATGGATGCGCGGTATGGGAAGGGGCGTAGTCGCTGTTGTTGA
- a CDS encoding alpha/beta hydrolase family protein yields the protein MTPRHAVLPLALMLACGSTSALAARGFEVRDLATLDRVSSPTLSPDGRRVVFAKRVADLAANKSATALWIEDLFARDAAPPVRLTPEGWNVNSPAFSPDGKTVYFLSGKSGSSQLYAIATSGGTPKQLTAFTTDVGGFKLSPDGKRVALNLETFADCKADLACTQKRMDERGKQKNTGMVFDRIFIRHWDAWNDGRLNRLFVATLGDKPATTATLVSGDVNGDVPSRPFGDSGEYTWSPDGQSLVFNARIADAKEPTSTNFDLYQVAADGTGSAKNLTAANPAWDTGATFSADGKTLYYRAMKRPGFEADRFGLMALDLASGKLREIAPKWDRSADGITLANDGKTIYTTATDMGEHPLFAIDIASGEVKKLVGDGSVSAFDLAGPTLALTRNSLKSGDVLYTTSADATAPLRAITAAAGETLKDVSFGDFEQFSFKGWNNETVHGYVVKPWNYVEGQKYPVAFLIHGGPQGSFGNGWSYRWNPQTYAGQGYAVVMIDFHGSTGYGQAFTDAISQHWGDRPLEDLQKGWAAAQKQYGFLNGDKACALGASYGGFMVNWIAGNWHTPASGPWKCLVNHDGVFDQRMMGFATEELWFTEWEQGGTAIDKASNYEKFNPVNHVKDWRVPMLVVHGQQDFRIPVEQGIGAFTALQRQGIESKFLYFPDENHWVLKPANSVQWHDTVNAWLKQHIGQ from the coding sequence ATGACTCCACGCCACGCCGTCCTTCCGCTCGCCCTGATGCTGGCCTGCGGTTCCACGTCCGCACTGGCCGCACGCGGCTTCGAAGTGCGCGACCTCGCCACGCTCGACCGCGTGTCCTCGCCGACGCTGTCGCCGGACGGTCGTCGCGTGGTTTTCGCCAAGCGCGTGGCCGATCTGGCCGCCAACAAGTCGGCGACGGCCCTGTGGATCGAAGACCTGTTCGCGCGCGATGCCGCGCCGCCGGTGCGCCTCACGCCGGAAGGCTGGAACGTCAACTCGCCGGCGTTCTCGCCCGACGGAAAGACGGTGTACTTCCTCAGCGGCAAGTCGGGCAGCTCGCAGCTGTACGCGATCGCCACCAGCGGCGGCACGCCGAAGCAGCTGACCGCGTTCACGACCGACGTCGGCGGCTTCAAGCTGTCGCCGGACGGCAAGCGCGTCGCGCTGAACCTGGAAACCTTCGCCGACTGCAAGGCCGACCTCGCCTGCACGCAGAAGCGCATGGACGAGCGCGGCAAGCAGAAGAACACCGGCATGGTGTTCGACCGCATCTTCATCCGTCACTGGGACGCCTGGAACGACGGCCGCCTCAACCGCCTGTTCGTGGCCACGCTCGGCGACAAGCCGGCGACGACCGCGACGCTGGTCAGCGGTGACGTCAACGGCGACGTGCCGTCGCGTCCGTTCGGCGACAGCGGCGAATACACCTGGTCGCCGGACGGCCAGTCGCTGGTGTTCAACGCACGCATCGCCGACGCGAAGGAACCCACCTCGACCAATTTCGACCTGTACCAGGTCGCCGCCGACGGCACCGGCAGCGCGAAGAACCTCACCGCCGCCAATCCCGCGTGGGATACCGGCGCGACCTTCAGCGCCGACGGCAAGACGCTGTACTACCGCGCGATGAAGCGCCCGGGCTTCGAAGCCGACCGCTTCGGCCTGATGGCGCTCGACCTCGCGAGCGGCAAGCTGCGTGAGATCGCGCCGAAGTGGGACCGCTCCGCCGACGGCATCACGCTCGCCAACGACGGCAAGACCATCTACACCACCGCCACCGACATGGGCGAGCACCCGCTGTTCGCCATCGACATCGCCAGCGGCGAAGTGAAGAAGCTGGTCGGCGACGGCAGCGTGTCCGCCTTCGACCTCGCTGGCCCGACGCTCGCGCTGACGCGCAATTCGCTCAAGAGCGGCGATGTGCTTTACACCACCAGTGCCGATGCGACCGCGCCGCTGCGTGCGATCACCGCCGCTGCCGGCGAGACGCTCAAGGACGTGTCCTTCGGCGACTTCGAGCAGTTCAGCTTCAAGGGCTGGAACAACGAGACCGTGCACGGCTACGTGGTCAAGCCGTGGAATTACGTCGAAGGCCAGAAGTATCCGGTCGCGTTCCTGATCCACGGCGGCCCGCAGGGCAGCTTCGGCAACGGCTGGAGCTATCGCTGGAATCCGCAGACGTACGCGGGCCAGGGCTACGCAGTGGTGATGATCGACTTCCACGGTTCCACCGGTTACGGCCAGGCGTTCACCGACGCGATCAGCCAGCACTGGGGCGACCGTCCGCTGGAAGACCTGCAGAAGGGCTGGGCCGCCGCGCAGAAGCAGTACGGCTTCCTCAACGGCGACAAGGCCTGCGCGCTGGGCGCGAGCTACGGCGGCTTCATGGTCAACTGGATCGCCGGCAACTGGCACACGCCTGCATCTGGGCCGTGGAAGTGCCTGGTCAACCATGACGGTGTGTTCGACCAGCGCATGATGGGCTTCGCCACCGAGGAACTGTGGTTCACCGAGTGGGAACAGGGCGGCACCGCGATCGACAAGGCGTCGAACTACGAGAAGTTCAACCCGGTCAACCACGTCAAGGATTGGCGCGTGCCGATGCTGGTCGTGCACGGCCAGCAGGACTTCCGCATCCCGGTGGAGCAGGGCATCGGCGCGTTCACCGCGCTGCAGCGCCAGGGCATCGAGTCGAAGTTCCTGTACTTCCCCGATGAGAACCACTGGGTGCTCAAGCCCGCCAACAGCGTGCAGTGGCACGACACCGTCAACGCCTGGCTGAAGCAGCACATCGGCCAGTAA
- the ybeY gene encoding rRNA maturation RNase YbeY yields the protein MTRGPTRLDVAINYAVPRTGIPSAVSFRKWVAAALESRIREADLAIRIVGTKEGRALNHHYRGKDYATNVLSFPAEMPEGLPKGVKMPLLGDLVICAPVVAREAKEQKKAVAAHYAHLTVHGVLHLLGWDHADEKEAVCMEQLEREILASIGFDDPYQD from the coding sequence ATGACCCGCGGCCCCACTCGTCTAGACGTCGCCATCAATTACGCCGTCCCGCGCACCGGCATTCCTTCCGCGGTCAGTTTCCGCAAGTGGGTCGCCGCTGCATTGGAAAGCCGCATCCGCGAGGCCGACCTGGCGATCCGCATCGTCGGCACCAAGGAAGGCCGCGCGCTCAACCACCATTACCGCGGCAAGGATTACGCGACCAATGTGCTGAGCTTCCCGGCGGAAATGCCGGAGGGTCTGCCCAAGGGCGTGAAGATGCCGCTGCTGGGCGACCTGGTCATCTGCGCGCCGGTGGTGGCACGCGAGGCCAAGGAACAGAAGAAGGCGGTCGCGGCGCACTACGCCCACCTCACCGTCCACGGCGTCCTGCACCTGCTCGGCTGGGACCACGCGGACGAGAAGGAAGCGGTGTGCATGGAGCAGCTGGAGCGCGAGATCCTCGCCTCGATCGGCTTCGACGACCCTTACCAGGACTGA